The stretch of DNA aaaacacgTGCCATCATCATGACTACCAACCAAATCCCAGAACTCTTCAAGAATTCAATAAcatgcctgctttctctctgctaCAGGGAAGCCTGAACTTTCCCCCAAATCATTGTGGAACGTTTTTTTCTCAGTCCTTTTCTGTCTCATTAAAATGTTTGCCTAAGAGCTTGCCTCCCCTCTCATTTTTCATTGCCATCCTCACTAGGACAGCTTCCTTCTGTTCTATCTAGAACCAGCAGgtatttcctttgtctttctgctaCCCAGCAGCAACCTCCTCAGCGCCCCCTTCACTTCCTTGTTCCTGAGCGTGTAAATCAGAGGATTGAGGAGAGGGGTGACAATGTTGTAGAAGAGGGTGAGGAACTTGCCCTGGTCCTGGGAGGAGCTGTTCCCTGGTTGCATGTACATGTAGATGATATTTCCATAGAAAAGCGAGACCACAGTGAGGTGTGAGCCACACGTATTGAAGGCCTTTTGCCGCCCTGCAGCGGAACGGATTTGCAACACGGCCCTCACGATGTAGCCGTAGGAGATCAAGATGAACACCAGGGGAGACAGCACGATGCCTATGGCCAGGACGAAGACTGTGCCTTCCACTGCAGCGGTGTTGACACAGGCCATCCTGATAAGAGCTGGCATCTCGCAAAGGAAGTGGTCCACCCTGCGGTGCCCACAGCGGGGCAAGCTGAGGGTCACTGGAGACATGGCCAAAGAGTTGGCTACCCCGCAACCCCAGGCCAGTGAGACCAGGCCCACGCAGAGCTTGGGGCTCATAATCACCATGTAGTGCAGGGGCTTGCAGACGGCCACAAAGCGATCATAGGCCATGACGGCCAGCAGCAAGCACTCCACACCCCCCAGGCCCAGGAACAGGACCAGCTGCAGAGCACAGCCCACATAGCTGATGGTCTTGTCCTGCCCACTGAGGTTGTAGAGCAGCTGCGGGATGGAGCTGCTGGTAAAGCTGAGGTCCAGGAAGGACAGGTGGGTGAGGAAGAAGTACATAGGAGTGTGCAGGTGCCGGTCCAGCCTCGACACCAGGATGATGGTGCTGTTGCCCAGCAGGGTCAGGAGGTAGGCAGGCAGGATGATGGCAAAGAGGACCTTCTCCAGCTGGGGCCGGTCAGAGAAGCCTACCAGGATGAAATGACTGAAGATGCTGTCATTGGCTGTGCCCATCTCTGTGCACCTGAGGAAGACATCAGTGTTTCTGTCATGTATTGTTCGTATAGCTACAACAATGGTAGAGATAGTACTGACAGACTAGGAAACTGAGTCGTGCATGTAGCAAGCCAGTTGTCGTGAGGAGAAAGAGGATGGAGTTAGTTTTGAAGCCAACAATTGCAGCTTAGTGTGTCAGCCTTAGTCCATCTAGTCCTGCCTCTAATTCCATGAAGTGAGAGAGGAATTGTGCAGTAGCCCAACTTTTGAGTCAAGACACGCGATCCCAAGCTCTCATACAATCACAGGGAGCACAAAATATAGCCCCAAATAATCAACCAATAGAATTTGAAGAGGCCCAGAGCAGCTGACTGGACACTTAGACATCACTCATCTGATCCTTGTGGGTTAGCTACACAGAGaggtttttaaaatacacatgttggattttttttctggagattttaaataatttggtaATTCAAGAACAAAATGGTGTTCCCTagaaatgactttaaattttttaagtttgGAATGCTACAAATATATTACCATATGTAGACATCATGCACTTTATAATttactgtaaaaataaagaaatctattaTAAACAAGCTTGTCAAAATCGACGGGAACAAAGACCCCCTAGAATATTATTCCCTGCAGAGAGGAGCTTAACCAATGTGGAGGGAAGCACTCTGCCATTTCTGGGTCAAATGAGCTGTGGTCTGTGGCTCAGCCTCTAGATTTCAGCCATTcttgttgctattgctgtgaactGAAGGGTTCAGAATCCACCCCAAACACCGTCTAGAACTCAGCAGCTAACCTTCGCCAGCATGTGTGGCATCACAAAGTGCCTCCGGCCCTCGCAATGTTTCCACTCTGCAATACAGAGACTCTCGAAATATCCTCGAGCCAAATGCCACCGTCACCTGCACGTCTCTGGACTGCCGCAGGATACCGGTAGTTATTTTAGAGTGTAGTCAAATGTTTTATCCAGATGCCCAACAGTGAAGGTAGTGGACACCCTTAGCAGCTGGGTCCAGTTATTTATTTGGGATGCTTTTGGTTTCAAAGACTCATTCTGTCTTTCTGATTATTACTTTTGGGTAATTTTAGATGTCTGAGTACAAAAATGGTGTAGATGACAACAGACGACCACAACAGATGACGATAGAAGACAATAGGTTATCAGCGAAAGCTTGTGCTCACGAAACCTCTTTCTGGGCCTGCGGCATAAGCGGCATGGGGCTTGTTTATCCTCTGAAGTACATGGGAAATGTTGATTAAAGAAAAGCAGTATCCaagtttaaaattttgcttttaaaaaaatactatttgtgtgtatgtgtgtgtgtgtgtgtgtgtgtgtgctcaccttTCGAGGTCCAAGAAAAACTTTCAGCAATCaattcttccctgcccccatgtGAACTTAGGGGATCAGATTTAGGTCATCAGGCATAGCAACAGGTTCCCTTGCCCACTGAGTCTTCTTGCCAGCCAGAACAAGAATGAAAAAGGTCTAGCGCCCAGGTTTGCATCCTGCCAGGAGAAGACAGACTGACCCATCTCACAGATAAACAGCACATGTGTattctctggcctctgtttcATCTTTTCTCTGCAACTGTAACACATtacaggaaagacagagagaaaggaagactcTCAGGTTCGTAAAAGTGTAAATAAATCCAATTTCTATACCAGTTTTCTTTCCCTAATTTCTTTGACAcacagggaagcagaggtggCCTGCATGCCCTGCACCGGTGCTACATGAGGCTCAGAAAGGCATGGGACGTGAGGCCAGTCGGGCGTTCTTGAAGGGAGTTTAAGCTGAAGTCACAGTCTTTAAGAGATCACTActtctactgagaactcaagaacaatggcagtgggtttttgatcctactgcacgtactggctttgggggagcctaggcagtttggatgctcaccttactaaacctggatggaggtgggcggtccttggacttcccacaggtcagggaaccctgattgctcttcaagctgatgagggagagggacttgatgggggagggggagggaaatgggaggcggtggcagggaggaggcagaaatccttaataaataaataaatttaaaataaaaaaacaaaaaaaaaagagatcactACTTCTGTGTACATACATCTCAATATTGGGCATGCtgctttaataaaagaaatatgtttctCTTACAGAATTGAGAATTTAGTGTTTTCCCTTTGTCCAATTAATCTCCCCGGTAGGAATCTGCCCTGTATTTACTCACCCTCCACACTTCTCCACGGTGTCAAAGCAGGCGGGTGATCCGCGGAAACAGGGTTTGTGGTTAATAGCGTTTTATTTCACAGACCATACCGTTACAAATGAGAAGCAAGCAACTGCCGAATCCAAATAAGCATAGGCATGTGACATCAGTTGAAACTTTGTCCACCCAGATATATTAAGTTCAACTATGTAGAAAACAAGATACGAGGCTGAGGCTCACTTTTGAaggtgcttgcctagcgtgcacgaAGACCGAGTTTTCTCCCTGTCAACGCGTAAACTAGACACGGTGGTGCattcctgcaatcccaggacCTGGGAAACAGGcgtggaggatcaggagttcaaggccatctttggctacaGACAAGGTCAAGGCTATCCTGAgctacacaacaaaacaaaatgtgtggtGAGAGCACACACGtaactaaataataaattaaatgataatactctttttctttctttctttgtttcttctttttttgagacagggtctcactatgtagccctggctggcctagaactcactatgtagaccaggctgtcctcaaacttacagagatctttctgcctctgcctcccaactactagaattaaaggtgtgttccaccatgccaggcaataaatatttttgaaatcattCACTGGCATATTTTCTAAGTATCATATTCCATTTGCACACTTCATTGCATATTTCCCTTAAATAACTAACTCATGCTTATTGGTTATTACACATCACTGTCTTCATGGATTAAATTTCTGGTTCTCAGCCATCAATAAGAACATTTCTCAGGTTTAAAAGTCACTTGTATATAAACCATTTGTTTTCCTAtaagtttcttcttcatttcttattttacttaccaGTTTTTTGGgaagaaatgtaaaaatgaatCTCTTATTTCATACCTTAGCCTATTACTGTATCATTCCAGATATTTGTTTTAGTTTAAGAAAAGTACACATATAACACCCccccctcagtgtgtgtgtgtgtgtgtgtgtgtgtctgtctgtctgtctgtctgtctgtctgtctgtctgtctgtctgtctctgtccacctgcctgcagaggccagaaagaggcatcagatctatgagcctcctgatgtgggtgctggaaacccaacCCAGGTTCACTGCAAGagcagttctcttaaccactgagccatctctcctcgcTATGAGAGATAAAATGCTAACCTATCCTTTTCCCTTTGTCATTGTCTTCTCGGAGGTCATGACCTCAACTCTCCTTGGTTTTCTCCTAAGCACTAACAATGAGAAGGGAGACTGGGAAGGACGCTGCAGAGGCCACAGCACAGACAGCTAAAATGGCTCTCCAGGTACTGTACCAACAACCCGGTGCTTAGGAGCACTGCAGGATTTCATCCTGTTTGACTCAGAAATCTGGAGAAGTTGGGGATTGGGAACTGAGAAACAAATCCTAGCACATGAATGGCTTGGGTCCAGTTTTCAGGACAGCCCGAGTTCGGATGTCCTTCCTAATGTTCATTCTCTTGCCTGAAACAGTCCAGAACGACTTCCCCCAGGAAGGTTTGGGTCTTTTTATGTTCATGTCTAAAGGGGATGTTTACACTTGTGGCTCCCATGGCATCAGCTCTTACAATGTTGCTTCACTCACCCTCTTTAAAAAAACTCTGCAGACTCTCATGCTTGCTTGGGGTTCCTGCCTCTGCAAGGCTTGAAGCCATTACCGGAATACCCGGATCTTGCATAAAATGTTATTGCAAATTTGATTCTACTGAACTGTTTACTAAGATGAGATTTTTCTAATATGAGGGTTTTATCTCTCttcctaaaacaaagcaaacaaatataagAGATGAACGGGAAATAGGAGTCTCTTTCAACACGCCCCAACCCCTACTCATGCAACTGCTCAACTGCTCAGACTCCATTGCTGAGACTCCTGCCTTCTTTACCTCTAATTCAAAAGCTATGTttgtcctctcttccttttcccccttctctctctctctttctttctttttttctatttttctttctttctttctttttttctttccttccttccttccttccttccttccttccttccttccttccttccttccttcctgtctctctctcccttcctccttctttccctccttcctttcccctttcctccctccttccttttttccttcatctctctctcttccttccttcttccttccatccatccctccctccttctttccttctttctgccccttcccaGCAGGTGCTAAGATCTCCAACTTTCCTGCCCCTTGGCTTCTTGAACTCTAGTAAAGTAAAATTGTCCTTGAGTTTTCTTCTGGGTCCTTTTTAAACTCTTTTATCTATAAGGCTAATGATCTGCAAAAGAAACCCTATGTATCCCAGTGACATGAAACTAAGCAAATGCTTTTTCATGCACTGAGCAGAGTTTCCTATGCTGGTGTAGTTGGAGCAAGGAGCATACTTCCATCTTTCACatctggacacagcagggaggTGCTCTTGGATTACTAGCTCAGCGTCCTGGCAAAGCCTGGTTTCTTGTCTTGGAGAAAGgcatcctctttcccttcctgacTCAGAGGGAAACACCACAGGTAGGAGCAGACACTAAACTGGAGTCCTGAGTTCTCCCCACATGGGTGAGGTGGTGGCAGAAAGGCCAAGAGGAAACTGAGGATGGTCGCTCAGAGCCGGTGTTTCAGGGCACAGTGAAGCTGTTCCCCTGCACGGAGGGGCCCTTTCCCTGGGAAACATCTCTTCAGCCTGTGTGTTTGGGAGCATAAGCagactgtgtgtcacactggTGTTGCCTATGGGTGCTGATGGGTCAGACAGTGGGGATCTGCTGTCCTCACGTATACCAGCCAATCTCAGAAATGACTACActtgagaggaggaaaaaaaatgagtgctTTTGCCAGATTCTAGAGGGCTGGCAGtattcagaagaaaatattttagtttatttgaaacttaattaaaacttttaaagcaaatttattttcatcatttagaAGACTAAAGATCCTCCGCCACTTAGACTATAATAACAGTGTGACAGGTACTAGATTATGCTCTCAGAGCTGGGGGCCTGGGTCATCATAAG from Microtus ochrogaster isolate Prairie Vole_2 chromosome 7, MicOch1.0, whole genome shotgun sequence encodes:
- the LOC101990787 gene encoding olfactory receptor 2W3-like, with the protein product MGTANDSIFSHFILVGFSDRPQLEKVLFAIILPAYLLTLLGNSTIILVSRLDRHLHTPMYFFLTHLSFLDLSFTSSSIPQLLYNLSGQDKTISYVGCALQLVLFLGLGGVECLLLAVMAYDRFVAVCKPLHYMVIMSPKLCVGLVSLAWGCGVANSLAMSPVTLSLPRCGHRRVDHFLCEMPALIRMACVNTAAVEGTVFVLAIGIVLSPLVFILISYGYIVRAVLQIRSAAGRQKAFNTCGSHLTVVSLFYGNIIYMYMQPGNSSSQDQGKFLTLFYNIVTPLLNPLIYTLRNKEVKGALRRLLLGSRKTKEIPAGSR